Proteins encoded within one genomic window of Carassius carassius chromosome 22, fCarCar2.1, whole genome shotgun sequence:
- the LOC132098837 gene encoding neuroepithelial cell-transforming gene 1 protein-like isoform X2, with the protein MMQCYGRQSYTRLGVWPSLRRGSSFIFLTPGPQWDFTLKRKRREKDDADAVSLCSFDFKEPCTKRVRPLGRVTSLANLISPVKSGAVRRFGQTLQASFRGDGRSPGVPQQKPCSKAAAPTPPKRRNSTLWSETLDVHQKGTFSSKEIKRQEAIFELSRGEQDLIEDLKLARKAYHDPMLKLSIMTEEELTAIFGDLDAYIPLHEDLLAQLAKATGPDGTVGQIGKIVVDWLPRLNAYRAYCSKQLAAKALLDQKKQDPRVQDFLQRCLESPFSRKLDLWSFLDIPRSRLVKYPLLLKEILRHTPPDHPDTASLEQAISIIQAVLADINMKKGESECQYYIDKLEYLDDRQKDPHIEQCKSLLCHGELRNKSGTKLHVFLFTEVLVLTRPVTRNDQHCFQVYRQPIPVQDLILEDLQDGDVRMGGSFRGAFSNGDKAKNIFRVRFQDPSQGQSHTLQVNDIFHKQQWLNCLRTAMSTQKDSPLHEDESLSTPASNDVCTKRHSSSVSTIIHLEETDENCPRAAASAPSSPSSEEPPSPTPSATSTLSSSSSSSSISIHFQPHKSKKDKRSICSLGKRKETMV; encoded by the exons AAACGAAAGCGCAGAGAGAAGGATGATGCAGATGCAGTCAGTCTATGCAGCTTTGACTTCAAG GAACCTTGTACTAAGCGTGTGCGGCCTCTCGGCCGAGTGACCTCGCTGGCGAACCTCATCTCGCCCGTAAAGAGTGGGGCCGTCCGACGCTTCGGGCAGACCCTCCAGGCCTCGTTTCGGGGTGACGGGCGGTCTCCGGGCGTGCCCCAGCAGAAACCCTGCAGCAAGGCCGCGGCTCCTACGCCACCCAAGCGACGCAACAGCACACTCTGGTCTGAGACCCTGGACGTTCATCAGAAAGGAACCTTTTCCTCCAAAGAGATTAAGAGACAAGAG GCTATTTTTGAGCTGTCTCGAGGTGAACAGGACCTGATTGAAGACCTGAAATTAGCCCGAAAG GCTTACCATGACCCAATGCTAAAACTTTCCATCATGACCGAGGAGGAGTTGACAGCCATCTTTGGAGACTTGGATGCTTATATTCCTCTTCATGAAG ATCTTCTCGCTCAGTTGGCGAAGGCTACAGGCCCAGATGGCACAGTGGGACAGATCGGCAAGATTGTTGTGGACTGG CTGCCAAGGTTAAATGCGTACAGGGCATATTGCAGTAAGCAGCTGGCCGCCAAAGCCTTGCTTGACCAGAAGAAACAGGACCCAAGAGTTCAGGACTTCTTACAGCGCTGCCTTGAGTCACCTTTCAGCAGGAAACTAGACTTGTGGAGCTTCTTAGACATCCCTCGCTCACGACTGGTCAAATACCCCCTTCTTCTGAAAGAGATTTTAAGACACACACCACCAGATCACCCAGACACAGCAAGCCTTGAGCAGGCG ATAAGCATCATTCAGGCCGTGTTGGCTGACATAAACATGAAGAAAGGAGAGTCCGAGTGTCAATACTATATCGATAAGCTGGAATATTTGGATGACAGACAGAAAGACCCTCACATAGAGCAGTGCAAGAGCCTGCTTTGCCATGGGGAACTTCGCAACAAAAGTGGCACG AAGTTGCATGTGTTCCTCTTCACGGAGGTTCTGGTCTTGACCCGGCCTGTGACGCGGAATGATCAGCATTGTTTCCAGGTGTACCGCCAGCCAATCCCAGTGCAGGATCTCATATTGGAAGACCTGCAGGACGGAGATGTCCGCATGGGTGGCTCATTCCGAGGGGCTTTTAGTAATGGTGATAAAG CCAAGAACATCTTCCGGGTACGCTTCCAGGACCCATCTCAGGGCCAGTCCCACACACTGCAGGTCAATGACATCTTCCACAAGCAGCAATGGCTCAACTGCCTCCGCACTGCCATGTCAACCCAGAAAGATTCGCCACTCCATGAGGACGAATCCTTGTCCACCCCTGCAAGTAATGACGTTTGCACCAAACGGCACTCATCTTCTGTCTCCACCATCATCCATTTGGAAGAGACAGATGAGAACTGTCCACGGGCCGCTGCCTCCGCCCCTTCCTCCCCCAGCTCAGAGGAGCCCCCGAGTCCCACACCCTCTGCAACCTCCACCCTCTCCTCGTCCTCTTCATCATCTTCAATTTCCATCCACTTCCAGCCCCACAAATCCAAAAAGGACAAGCG
- the LOC132098837 gene encoding neuroepithelial cell-transforming gene 1 protein-like isoform X3 gives MVAYDEPCVVPIKRTLQKIDYQNQTYKELEEPCTKRVRPLGRVTSLANLISPVKSGAVRRFGQTLQASFRGDGRSPGVPQQKPCSKAAAPTPPKRRNSTLWSETLDVHQKGTFSSKEIKRQEAIFELSRGEQDLIEDLKLARKAYHDPMLKLSIMTEEELTAIFGDLDAYIPLHEDLLAQLAKATGPDGTVGQIGKIVVDWLPRLNAYRAYCSKQLAAKALLDQKKQDPRVQDFLQRCLESPFSRKLDLWSFLDIPRSRLVKYPLLLKEILRHTPPDHPDTASLEQAISIIQAVLADINMKKGESECQYYIDKLEYLDDRQKDPHIEQCKSLLCHGELRNKSGTKLHVFLFTEVLVLTRPVTRNDQHCFQVYRQPIPVQDLILEDLQDGDVRMGGSFRGAFSNGDKAKNIFRVRFQDPSQGQSHTLQVNDIFHKQQWLNCLRTAMSTQKDSPLHEDESLSTPASNDVCTKRHSSSVSTIIHLEETDENCPRAAASAPSSPSSEEPPSPTPSATSTLSSSSSSSSISIHFQPHKSKKDKRSICSLGKRKETMV, from the exons ATGGTGGCTTACGATGAACCTTGTGTGGTACCTATCAAACGGACTTTACAGAAGATAGACTACCAGAACCAGACTTACAAAGAACTAGAG GAACCTTGTACTAAGCGTGTGCGGCCTCTCGGCCGAGTGACCTCGCTGGCGAACCTCATCTCGCCCGTAAAGAGTGGGGCCGTCCGACGCTTCGGGCAGACCCTCCAGGCCTCGTTTCGGGGTGACGGGCGGTCTCCGGGCGTGCCCCAGCAGAAACCCTGCAGCAAGGCCGCGGCTCCTACGCCACCCAAGCGACGCAACAGCACACTCTGGTCTGAGACCCTGGACGTTCATCAGAAAGGAACCTTTTCCTCCAAAGAGATTAAGAGACAAGAG GCTATTTTTGAGCTGTCTCGAGGTGAACAGGACCTGATTGAAGACCTGAAATTAGCCCGAAAG GCTTACCATGACCCAATGCTAAAACTTTCCATCATGACCGAGGAGGAGTTGACAGCCATCTTTGGAGACTTGGATGCTTATATTCCTCTTCATGAAG ATCTTCTCGCTCAGTTGGCGAAGGCTACAGGCCCAGATGGCACAGTGGGACAGATCGGCAAGATTGTTGTGGACTGG CTGCCAAGGTTAAATGCGTACAGGGCATATTGCAGTAAGCAGCTGGCCGCCAAAGCCTTGCTTGACCAGAAGAAACAGGACCCAAGAGTTCAGGACTTCTTACAGCGCTGCCTTGAGTCACCTTTCAGCAGGAAACTAGACTTGTGGAGCTTCTTAGACATCCCTCGCTCACGACTGGTCAAATACCCCCTTCTTCTGAAAGAGATTTTAAGACACACACCACCAGATCACCCAGACACAGCAAGCCTTGAGCAGGCG ATAAGCATCATTCAGGCCGTGTTGGCTGACATAAACATGAAGAAAGGAGAGTCCGAGTGTCAATACTATATCGATAAGCTGGAATATTTGGATGACAGACAGAAAGACCCTCACATAGAGCAGTGCAAGAGCCTGCTTTGCCATGGGGAACTTCGCAACAAAAGTGGCACG AAGTTGCATGTGTTCCTCTTCACGGAGGTTCTGGTCTTGACCCGGCCTGTGACGCGGAATGATCAGCATTGTTTCCAGGTGTACCGCCAGCCAATCCCAGTGCAGGATCTCATATTGGAAGACCTGCAGGACGGAGATGTCCGCATGGGTGGCTCATTCCGAGGGGCTTTTAGTAATGGTGATAAAG CCAAGAACATCTTCCGGGTACGCTTCCAGGACCCATCTCAGGGCCAGTCCCACACACTGCAGGTCAATGACATCTTCCACAAGCAGCAATGGCTCAACTGCCTCCGCACTGCCATGTCAACCCAGAAAGATTCGCCACTCCATGAGGACGAATCCTTGTCCACCCCTGCAAGTAATGACGTTTGCACCAAACGGCACTCATCTTCTGTCTCCACCATCATCCATTTGGAAGAGACAGATGAGAACTGTCCACGGGCCGCTGCCTCCGCCCCTTCCTCCCCCAGCTCAGAGGAGCCCCCGAGTCCCACACCCTCTGCAACCTCCACCCTCTCCTCGTCCTCTTCATCATCTTCAATTTCCATCCACTTCCAGCCCCACAAATCCAAAAAGGACAAGCG